The stretch of DNA AAACGACTCCCACCAATGTCATGAAGGAGCCTCGTATTGAGAAGCTCGTGATCAGTGCGTTTCTGCCCTGTTTATTGCATGCGTTGGGGAGGTGCTAAACGTctgttttgttgttgtcgtcgtcCAGACATTTCCGTTGGTGAATCTGGAGATCGTCTCACTCGTGCCTCCAAGGTTCTCGAGCAACTTACCGGCCAAACACCCGTGACCTCAAAAGCCCGCTACACTGTCCGCACTTTCGGTATCCGTCGTAATGAGAAAATCGCCGTGCACGTCACCATCCGTGGGCCTAAGGCTGAGGAAATTTTGGAACGTGGTCTCAAGGTCAAGGAGTACGAGCTAAGGCGCCGCAACTTTTCGGAGACTGGAAACTTCGGCTTTGGAATTCAGGAACATATCGATTTGGGTGCGCGATATGACCCCGGCATTGGCATTTTCGGAATGGACTTTTACGTTGTGATGGGACGTCCCGGTGCCCGGGTTGCAAGGAGGAGGCAGCAGAAGGCCCGGGTTGGTTTCTCCCATCGCATTAAGAAGGAGGATACGATGGCTTGGTTCAAACAACGCTTCGATGGTATTATCCTTGTGCGTATCTATTGTACTTGTTTCACAAACTGTGTGTCTAATTCTTTCCAAATAGAAATAAATCATCAACCCAATTGCATTCATCTCATCATCCATGCACTCTATGTTAGTTGTTATCCTATATGGCATGTATACGCTTGCATGAAccgtcttttttctttttttttattctttgacATGAACAGCTGATACCAGGATTATGATCTGTCTTGTGTGTTACTAAAGTCGCCTCATG from Psilocybe cubensis strain MGC-MH-2018 chromosome 7, whole genome shotgun sequence encodes:
- a CDS encoding 60S ribosomal protein L11 — its product is MVSDETPLLLAGMMLTAEKTTPTNVMKEPRIEKLVINISVGESGDRLTRASKVLEQLTGQTPVTSKARYTVRTFGIRRNEKIAVHVTIRGPKAEEILERGLKVKEYELRRRNFSETGNFGFGIQEHIDLGARYDPGIGIFGMDFYVVMGRPGARVARRRQQKARVGFSHRIKKEDTMAWFKQRFDGIILK